In Candidatus Binatia bacterium, a genomic segment contains:
- a CDS encoding response regulator: protein MEILIVDDDAICRKLLRAMLQTENHAVVEAADGAEALKILQRRKPDAVISDILMPTMDGYRLCYEIRTSKKLKDLPFIAYSATYTSPSDEQAALHLGADKFIRKPAPLEVIVEALRELKTKPRPRPARRAPLEELKGMKEYSEALVRKLEEKNAELEQRVDERTAQLAAANKELEAFSYSVAHDLRAPLRAMDGFSSIVLQQHAAQLPPEAQHQLYLIRDNAQQMGHMIDDLLAFSRLGRQPLQRRPVEPREIVREALAHLGQAPDNERPRISVGDLRSCHADPALLKQVYVNLISNAIKYTSKCEAAHIEIGCLGGNGAPTYFVRDNGVGFDMKYAGKLFGVFQRLHRAEEYEGTGVGLAIVRRVVHRHGGRVWAEAEAGRGATFYFTLENRR, encoded by the coding sequence ATGGAGATTCTCATCGTAGACGACGACGCGATCTGCCGTAAGCTTCTCCGGGCGATGCTGCAAACGGAGAATCACGCCGTCGTCGAGGCGGCCGACGGCGCCGAGGCGCTGAAGATTTTGCAGCGCCGGAAACCCGACGCGGTCATCTCCGACATTCTCATGCCGACGATGGACGGCTATCGCCTGTGTTACGAAATCAGAACAAGCAAGAAACTGAAAGACCTCCCGTTCATCGCCTACAGCGCGACCTATACTTCGCCCTCGGACGAGCAAGCGGCGCTGCATCTCGGCGCGGACAAATTCATCCGCAAGCCCGCTCCTCTGGAGGTCATCGTCGAGGCCCTGCGCGAATTGAAAACGAAGCCCAGGCCCCGGCCGGCGCGAAGAGCGCCGCTCGAAGAGCTGAAAGGCATGAAGGAATACTCCGAGGCGCTGGTGCGCAAGCTGGAAGAGAAAAACGCCGAGCTCGAACAACGGGTCGACGAACGCACGGCGCAGCTTGCAGCCGCCAATAAAGAGCTGGAAGCCTTTAGCTACTCCGTCGCCCATGACCTGCGCGCGCCGCTCAGAGCAATGGACGGATTTTCCAGCATCGTGCTGCAGCAACACGCCGCTCAACTGCCGCCCGAAGCCCAACACCAGCTCTATCTCATACGCGACAACGCGCAGCAGATGGGCCATATGATCGACGACCTGCTCGCGTTCTCGCGCCTGGGCCGCCAACCGCTCCAGCGCCGGCCGGTCGAGCCGCGCGAGATCGTCCGCGAGGCGCTCGCTCACCTCGGCCAGGCACCCGACAATGAACGACCGAGAATCTCGGTCGGCGATCTGCGGTCCTGCCATGCCGACCCGGCGCTGCTCAAGCAGGTCTACGTCAACCTGATCTCCAACGCGATCAAATACACGAGCAAATGCGAGGCCGCCCACATCGAAATCGGCTGCCTCGGCGGCAACGGCGCGCCGACCTATTTCGTCCGAGACAACGGCGTCGGCTTCGACATGAAGTACGCAGGCAAGCTTTTCGGCGTCTTCCAGCGGCTGCACCGAGCGGAGGAGTACGAAGGGACCGGCGTCGGTCTGGCGATCGTCCGGCGCGTCGTTCACCGCCACGGCGGGCGCGTCTGGGCCGAAGCGGAGGCCGGCCGCGGCGCCACGTTCTACTTTACGCTTGAGAACAGACGGTAG
- a CDS encoding response regulator, whose product MPREPILIVDDNPVNLKLVRVLLAGAGYDARTASDAEEALEVLREFRPKLILMDIQLPGMDGLELTRRLKANPETRGIVVLALTAYAMKGDDKRTLEAGCDGYISKPVDTRTLPATIEQYLSRDATHGGRET is encoded by the coding sequence ATGCCCCGTGAGCCGATCCTGATCGTCGACGATAACCCGGTTAATCTAAAGCTCGTCCGGGTGCTGCTTGCGGGCGCGGGTTACGATGCGCGCACGGCAAGCGACGCGGAAGAGGCGCTGGAGGTCCTGCGCGAGTTCCGCCCCAAGCTCATCCTGATGGACATTCAACTGCCGGGCATGGACGGCCTGGAGCTGACACGCCGTCTCAAGGCGAATCCCGAAACGCGCGGCATCGTCGTCCTGGCCTTGACGGCTTACGCCATGAAAGGAGACGACAAAAGAACTTTGGAGGCGGGCTGCGACGGTTACATCTCCAAGCCGGTGGACACGCGCACCTTGCCGGCGACGATCGAACAATACCTAAGCCGCGACGCGACGCACGGGGGTCGAGAGACCTGA